The Mycolicibacterium doricum genome includes a region encoding these proteins:
- a CDS encoding cupin domain-containing protein: MEKISLTALVREHLETARSHNSGRSAHTVYGGHEHSLRQTLIALAVDQDMGEHEAPEEGTLQVLHGRVRLHAGDAGWEGSTGDLIVIPKTRHGLHALEDSAVLLTVMKAVGPHA; encoded by the coding sequence ATGGAGAAGATCTCACTCACGGCCCTGGTCCGCGAACACCTGGAGACCGCCCGGTCCCACAACAGCGGCCGCAGTGCCCACACCGTCTACGGTGGCCACGAGCACTCGCTGCGGCAGACGCTGATCGCGTTGGCCGTCGACCAGGACATGGGCGAGCATGAGGCCCCCGAGGAAGGCACGCTGCAGGTGCTGCACGGCCGCGTCCGCCTCCACGCCGGCGACGCCGGCTGGGAGGGCAGCACCGGCGACCTGATCGTCATCCCGAAGACGCGGCACGGATTGCACGCACTGGAAGACTCCGCGGTGCTGTTGACGGTGATGAAAGCCGTCGGACCGCACGCCTAG
- a CDS encoding LLM class F420-dependent oxidoreductase, whose amino-acid sequence MQFGLFIPQGWRLDLVGIPVDRHWRVMSELATYADGTAWDSLWVYDHFHTVPVPTDEATHEAWSLMAAYAATTSRIKLGQMCTAMSYRNPAYLAKVASTVDVISGGRVQMGVGGGWYEHEWRAYGYGFPSAGARLGRLDEGVQIMRDAWRYGRATLDGKHYQVTDAIVQPKPLQSNSIPLWIAGGGEKVTLRIAAKYAQYTNFTSEPEGFRHKSEVLAGHCREVGTDYGAIVRSANFNAVIGDSNDDVAARVERVRERQVAVADKDAVEAMLATATAPESASGTPEQVIEKLSRMRDLGCEYAIVYFPEAAYDRSGIEMFEQLVIPALS is encoded by the coding sequence ATGCAATTTGGACTGTTCATCCCGCAGGGCTGGCGGCTCGATTTGGTCGGCATACCGGTCGACCGACACTGGCGGGTGATGTCAGAGCTGGCCACCTACGCCGACGGCACCGCATGGGACTCGCTGTGGGTCTACGACCACTTCCACACCGTGCCGGTGCCGACCGACGAGGCCACCCACGAAGCGTGGTCGCTGATGGCCGCCTACGCCGCGACCACCTCACGCATCAAACTGGGACAGATGTGCACGGCGATGAGCTACCGTAACCCCGCCTATTTGGCGAAGGTGGCCTCGACGGTCGACGTCATCTCCGGCGGCCGGGTGCAGATGGGGGTCGGCGGAGGCTGGTACGAGCACGAATGGCGCGCCTACGGTTACGGTTTCCCGTCGGCCGGCGCGCGGCTGGGCAGGCTCGACGAGGGTGTGCAGATCATGCGTGACGCGTGGCGGTACGGACGCGCCACCCTCGACGGCAAGCACTATCAGGTCACCGACGCGATCGTGCAACCCAAACCACTGCAGAGCAACAGTATTCCGCTGTGGATCGCCGGCGGTGGCGAGAAGGTCACGCTGCGCATCGCCGCGAAGTACGCGCAGTACACCAACTTCACCTCCGAACCGGAGGGCTTCCGACACAAGTCGGAGGTGCTGGCCGGGCACTGTCGCGAGGTCGGCACCGACTACGGCGCGATCGTGCGCTCGGCCAACTTCAACGCCGTGATCGGCGACTCGAACGACGACGTCGCCGCGCGGGTGGAGCGCGTGCGGGAACGGCAGGTCGCAGTGGCCGACAAGGACGCTGTGGAGGCGATGCTGGCGACCGCGACGGCGCCGGAGTCGGCCAGCGGCACACCGGAGCAGGTCATCGAGAAGCTGTCGCGGATGCGCGATCTCGGGTGCGAATACGCCATCGTGTATTTCCCCGAAGCGGCTTACGACCGGTCGGGTATCGAGATGTTCGAGCAGCTGGTCATCCCGGCGCTGAGCTGA
- a CDS encoding pyridoxamine 5'-phosphate oxidase family protein — protein MALSKEQREQFLAEPHVAALSVSAGSERGPLTVPVWYQYSAGGQPWVLTGAGSRKHRLIEAAGYFSMMVERLEPTVRYVTVDGPVSRIEPGTDDHLVEVAKRYLPPEAVETYLEMARREHGESVVIHLRPQHWISSDLGSF, from the coding sequence ATGGCCCTGTCGAAAGAGCAGCGCGAGCAGTTTCTCGCCGAACCGCATGTCGCCGCGCTATCGGTGTCCGCCGGATCCGAGCGCGGCCCGCTGACCGTCCCGGTCTGGTATCAGTACTCCGCCGGCGGGCAGCCGTGGGTGCTCACCGGCGCAGGTTCACGTAAACACCGGCTGATCGAGGCGGCGGGATACTTCTCCATGATGGTCGAACGCCTTGAGCCGACGGTGCGCTATGTCACGGTGGACGGCCCGGTCAGCCGCATCGAACCTGGCACCGATGATCACCTCGTCGAAGTGGCCAAGCGGTATCTCCCGCCCGAAGCGGTCGAAACGTATCTGGAGATGGCCCGCCGTGAGCACGGGGAGAGCGTGGTGATTCACCTCCGCCCGCAGCACTGGATTTCGTCGGACCTCGGCTCCTTCTAA
- a CDS encoding 3-hydroxyacyl-CoA dehydrogenase NAD-binding domain-containing protein: MSTENTIKWEQDSDGIVTLTLDDPTGSANVMNDHYKQSMRDTVGRLVAEKDSITGVVITSAKKTFFAGGDLKSMINIGPDDAAAMFENVEEMKADLRKLETLGKPVVAAINGAALGGGLEIALACHHRIAADVRGSVIGLPEVTLGLLPGGGGVTRTVRMFGIQKAFMEVLSQGTRFKPAKAAEIGLVDRVVDSVDELIPAAKAWIKANPEAHTQPWDAKGYKMPGGTPSSPGLASILPSFPALLRKQLKGAPMPAPRAILDAAVEGAQVDFESASRIESRYFTKLVTGQVAKNMIQAFFLDLQTINGGGSRPDGIAKQEIQKIGVLGAGMMGAGIAYVSAKAGFEVVLKDVSLENAQKGKAYSEKIEAKALERGKTTQEKSDALLARITPTGDPADLKGVDFVIEAVFENQELKHKVFQEIEDIIEPNALLGSNTSTLPITGLATGVKRQEDFIGIHFFSPVDKMPLVEIIKGEKTSDEALARVFDYTMAIGKTPIVVNDSRGFFTSRVIGTFVNEALAMLGEGVEPASIERAGSMAGYPAAPLQLSDELNLELMQKIATETRKGVEAAGGTYEPHPAEGVVNKMIEIGRPSRLKGAGFYEYVDGKRTGLWPGLRETFGSGKADIPLQDMIDRMLFAEAIETQKCLDEGVLTSTADANIGSIMGIGYPPYTGGSAQYIVGYEGALGTGKEAFVARARELAERYGDRFTPPESLTK; encoded by the coding sequence ATGAGCACCGAGAACACCATCAAGTGGGAGCAGGACTCCGACGGCATCGTCACCCTCACGCTCGATGATCCGACCGGGTCGGCCAACGTGATGAACGACCACTACAAGCAGTCGATGCGCGACACCGTCGGACGCCTTGTCGCCGAGAAGGATTCGATCACCGGCGTGGTCATCACCAGCGCGAAGAAGACCTTCTTCGCCGGCGGTGACCTCAAGAGCATGATCAACATCGGTCCCGACGATGCGGCCGCAATGTTCGAGAACGTCGAGGAGATGAAGGCCGACCTGCGCAAGCTGGAGACCCTCGGTAAGCCGGTCGTCGCGGCCATCAACGGTGCCGCGCTCGGCGGTGGCCTGGAGATCGCGCTGGCGTGCCATCATCGCATCGCCGCCGACGTCCGGGGGTCGGTGATCGGTCTGCCCGAGGTGACGCTGGGCCTGCTGCCCGGCGGCGGCGGCGTCACCCGCACCGTGCGGATGTTCGGGATCCAGAAGGCGTTCATGGAGGTGCTCTCGCAGGGCACCCGGTTCAAGCCCGCCAAGGCCGCTGAAATCGGGCTTGTGGACCGGGTCGTCGACTCCGTGGACGAGTTGATCCCCGCCGCCAAGGCGTGGATCAAGGCGAACCCCGAGGCCCACACGCAGCCCTGGGATGCCAAGGGCTACAAGATGCCCGGCGGCACCCCGAGCTCTCCCGGCCTGGCGAGCATCCTGCCGTCGTTCCCGGCGCTGCTGCGCAAGCAGCTCAAGGGTGCACCGATGCCCGCACCGCGCGCCATCCTCGACGCCGCGGTCGAGGGTGCTCAGGTCGATTTCGAATCGGCCAGCCGCATCGAGAGCCGCTACTTCACCAAGTTGGTCACCGGGCAGGTCGCCAAGAACATGATCCAGGCGTTCTTCTTGGACCTGCAGACGATCAACGGTGGCGGTTCGCGCCCGGACGGCATCGCAAAGCAGGAGATCCAGAAGATCGGCGTCCTCGGTGCCGGCATGATGGGCGCGGGCATCGCCTACGTGTCAGCCAAGGCGGGCTTCGAGGTCGTCCTCAAGGACGTCAGCCTGGAGAACGCGCAGAAGGGTAAGGCGTACTCCGAGAAGATCGAGGCCAAGGCGCTCGAACGGGGCAAGACCACGCAGGAGAAGAGCGACGCGTTGCTCGCCCGGATCACCCCGACCGGTGACCCGGCCGACCTCAAGGGCGTCGATTTCGTGATCGAGGCCGTCTTCGAGAACCAAGAACTCAAGCACAAGGTGTTCCAGGAGATCGAGGACATCATCGAGCCCAACGCGCTGCTCGGGTCGAACACCTCCACGCTGCCCATCACCGGTCTGGCGACCGGCGTGAAGCGCCAGGAAGACTTCATCGGCATCCACTTCTTCTCACCGGTCGACAAGATGCCGCTGGTCGAGATCATCAAGGGCGAGAAGACCTCCGACGAGGCGCTGGCCCGCGTCTTCGACTACACGATGGCCATCGGCAAGACCCCGATCGTGGTCAACGACAGCCGCGGCTTCTTCACCAGCCGCGTGATCGGCACCTTCGTCAACGAGGCCCTGGCCATGCTCGGTGAGGGTGTGGAGCCGGCCAGCATCGAGCGAGCCGGCAGCATGGCCGGGTACCCGGCGGCGCCGCTGCAGCTGTCCGACGAGCTCAACCTCGAGCTGATGCAGAAGATCGCCACCGAGACCCGCAAGGGCGTCGAGGCCGCGGGCGGCACCTACGAGCCGCATCCGGCGGAGGGCGTCGTCAACAAAATGATCGAGATCGGCCGGCCGTCACGCCTGAAGGGTGCCGGCTTCTACGAGTACGTCGACGGTAAGCGGACCGGTCTGTGGCCGGGTCTGCGCGAGACCTTCGGGTCCGGCAAGGCCGACATCCCGCTGCAGGACATGATCGACCGGATGCTGTTCGCCGAGGCGATCGAGACGCAGAAGTGCCTCGACGAGGGCGTGCTCACCTCGACTGCCGATGCCAACATCGGGTCGATCATGGGCATCGGCTACCCGCCGTACACCGGCGGCAGCGCGCAGTACATCGTCGGCTACGAGGGCGCTCTGGGAACCGGTAAGGAGGCCTTCGTGGCCCGTGCCCGTGAGCTGGCCGAGCGCTACGGCGACCGGTTCACCCCGCCGGAGTCGCTGACCAAGTAG
- a CDS encoding acetyl-CoA C-acetyltransferase, translating to MSEEAFIYEAIRTPRGKQRNGSLHEVKPLNLVTGLIDELRRRFPDLDETLISDLILGVVSPVGDQGGDIARTAVLAAGLPDTTGGVQLNRFCASGLEAVNTAAQKVRSGWDDLVLAGGVESMSRVPMGSDGGAWATDPETNYRLGFVPQGIGADLIATIEGFSREDVDAYAARSQERAAAAWSGGYFAKSVVPVRDQNGLLILDHDEHMRPGSTVESLGKLKTAFDGIGAMGGFDDVALQKYHWVEKINHVHTGGNSSGIVDGAALVLVGSEKAGQSQGLTPRARIVATATSGSDPVIMLTGPTPATKKVLDRAGLTVDDIDLFELNEAFASVVLKFQKDLDIPDEKLNVNGGAIAMGHPLGATGAMITGTMVDELERRNARRALITLCVGGGMGVATIIERV from the coding sequence ATGTCTGAAGAAGCCTTCATCTACGAGGCGATCCGTACGCCTCGCGGCAAGCAACGCAACGGTTCGCTGCACGAGGTCAAACCCCTCAACCTCGTCACCGGCCTGATCGACGAGCTGCGTCGTCGTTTCCCGGACCTGGACGAGACACTGATCAGCGACCTCATCCTCGGCGTCGTGTCACCGGTCGGCGATCAGGGCGGCGACATCGCCCGCACCGCGGTGCTCGCGGCCGGATTGCCCGACACCACCGGTGGTGTACAGCTCAACCGCTTCTGCGCCTCCGGTCTGGAGGCGGTGAACACCGCTGCGCAGAAGGTGCGTTCGGGCTGGGACGACCTCGTGCTGGCCGGCGGCGTCGAGTCGATGAGCCGCGTCCCGATGGGTTCTGACGGCGGCGCCTGGGCTACTGACCCGGAGACCAACTACCGCCTCGGTTTCGTGCCCCAGGGCATCGGCGCCGACCTGATCGCCACCATCGAAGGTTTCTCGCGTGAGGACGTCGACGCCTACGCCGCGCGCTCGCAGGAGCGCGCCGCCGCAGCCTGGTCGGGTGGCTACTTCGCCAAGTCGGTCGTCCCGGTGCGTGACCAGAACGGCCTGCTCATCCTCGACCACGACGAGCACATGCGTCCCGGCTCGACCGTGGAAAGCCTCGGCAAGCTCAAGACCGCGTTCGACGGCATCGGCGCCATGGGCGGGTTCGACGACGTCGCGCTGCAGAAGTACCACTGGGTCGAGAAGATCAACCACGTCCACACCGGCGGCAACAGCTCCGGCATCGTCGACGGCGCCGCGCTGGTGCTCGTCGGCTCAGAGAAGGCCGGCCAGTCGCAGGGCCTGACCCCCCGGGCCCGCATCGTGGCCACCGCCACCAGCGGCTCCGACCCGGTCATCATGCTCACCGGTCCGACTCCGGCGACGAAGAAGGTGCTCGACCGCGCCGGCCTGACCGTCGACGACATCGACCTGTTCGAACTGAACGAGGCCTTCGCGTCGGTGGTGCTGAAGTTCCAGAAGGATCTGGACATCCCCGACGAGAAGCTCAACGTCAACGGTGGTGCGATCGCAATGGGGCACCCGCTGGGCGCCACCGGCGCCATGATCACCGGAACCATGGTCGACGAGCTCGAACGCCGAAATGCGCGGCGCGCGCTGATCACGCTGTGCGTGGGCGGCGGCATGGGCGTGGCCACCATCATCGAGCGGGTCTAG
- a CDS encoding alkene reductase, whose translation MNSGAGDVYCEVTFKLDGDAALLKPVQIGDTAAANRIFMAPLTRSRADSDGTPSPLAARYYAQRAAAGLIISEATAVSARANGAYLNTPGMYTERHQDRWAEIASGVHAVGGKMFVQLWHVGRMAHPDISGYQSVAPSAIPADVLTHTPTGKKPLPVPRALSVGEIGAIVEDFRAAARRAVDAGMDGVEIHGANGYLLHEFSSDVVNQRIDDYGGSPDNRARLTAEVVEAVSAEIGAGRVGLRISPGNTAGDMRENDTVCTYQALLERIAPLGAAYLHLLIHPEDAAFGELRGAWPGPVVLNTGRDTDTRFCQLEELAEWGVISAAAVGRAFLANPDLIDRLIVGAALNEPDVGTFYAPGPAGYVDYPTLAELEGRQSA comes from the coding sequence ATGAATTCCGGTGCCGGTGACGTCTACTGCGAGGTGACTTTCAAACTCGACGGCGACGCCGCCCTGCTGAAACCCGTCCAGATCGGCGACACCGCCGCCGCGAACCGGATCTTCATGGCCCCCCTGACCCGTTCGCGCGCCGACTCCGACGGCACGCCGTCCCCGCTGGCCGCCCGCTACTACGCGCAGCGCGCTGCTGCGGGCCTCATCATCAGCGAGGCCACGGCCGTGTCGGCGCGAGCCAACGGCGCCTACCTGAACACCCCTGGTATGTACACCGAGCGGCACCAGGACAGGTGGGCCGAGATCGCGTCGGGGGTGCATGCGGTGGGCGGGAAGATGTTCGTGCAGCTGTGGCACGTGGGCCGCATGGCGCACCCGGACATCAGCGGCTACCAATCCGTGGCTCCTTCGGCGATCCCCGCCGACGTGCTGACCCACACGCCCACCGGTAAGAAGCCGCTGCCCGTGCCGCGGGCGTTGTCGGTCGGCGAGATCGGGGCCATCGTCGAAGACTTCCGCGCCGCCGCGCGACGCGCCGTCGACGCAGGCATGGACGGCGTGGAGATCCACGGCGCCAACGGCTACCTGCTGCACGAGTTCTCCTCGGACGTGGTGAACCAGCGCATCGACGACTACGGCGGCTCGCCGGACAACCGGGCACGGCTGACCGCCGAGGTGGTCGAGGCCGTCTCCGCGGAGATCGGTGCCGGCCGGGTCGGTCTGCGGATCTCACCGGGCAACACCGCGGGCGACATGCGGGAGAACGACACCGTCTGCACCTACCAGGCGCTGCTGGAGCGCATCGCCCCGCTGGGCGCGGCCTACCTGCACCTGCTGATCCACCCCGAGGACGCCGCGTTCGGCGAGCTGCGCGGGGCGTGGCCCGGCCCCGTGGTGCTCAACACCGGCCGCGACACCGACACCCGATTCTGCCAGCTCGAGGAGCTTGCCGAGTGGGGAGTCATCAGCGCTGCCGCGGTGGGGCGGGCGTTCCTGGCCAACCCCGACCTCATCGACAGGCTCATCGTGGGCGCCGCACTCAACGAACCCGACGTCGGCACCTTCTACGCGCCCGGCCCGGCCGGCTACGTCGACTACCCGACGCTGGCCGAGCTCGAGGGGCGCCAGTCCGCGTAG
- a CDS encoding pyridoxal phosphate-dependent aminotransferase, whose translation MTVSRLRPYAVTVFAEMSALAARVGAVNLGQGFPDEDGPPAMLKVAQESIAAGVNQYPPGLGIAPLRKAVAAHRNRKYGVDYDPDTEVLVTNGATEAIAAAVMGLVEPGSEVLVIEPFYDSYSPVLTMAGCHRVAVSMIEHGRGFAIDVDGLRRAITPRTKALIVNSPHNPTGMVASEAELTAIAELAVAHDLLVITDEVYEHLVYSEPPGHRHRPLAAYPEMSGRTVTISSAAKMFNVTGWKVGWACGAADLIAGVRAAKQYLTYVGGAPFQPAVAHALDHEDAWVTALRDAFQAKRDRLGAALTDLGFAVHDSAGTYFVCADPRPLGYSDSTSFCADLPERAGVAAIPLAAFCDPESPHLDRWNHLVRFAFCKRDDTLDEAVRRLQVLRR comes from the coding sequence ATGACGGTGTCCAGGCTGCGGCCGTACGCGGTGACGGTGTTCGCCGAGATGTCGGCGCTCGCGGCCCGGGTCGGCGCGGTCAATCTGGGTCAGGGCTTCCCCGACGAGGACGGCCCGCCGGCGATGCTGAAAGTCGCGCAGGAGTCCATCGCCGCCGGGGTGAACCAGTACCCACCCGGGCTGGGCATCGCACCGCTGCGGAAAGCCGTTGCTGCACACCGTAACCGCAAGTACGGCGTCGACTATGACCCCGACACCGAGGTGCTGGTGACCAACGGCGCCACCGAGGCTATCGCCGCCGCCGTGATGGGGCTGGTGGAGCCCGGTTCCGAGGTGTTGGTTATCGAACCGTTCTACGACTCCTACTCCCCGGTGCTCACCATGGCCGGCTGTCACCGCGTCGCCGTGTCGATGATCGAGCACGGCCGCGGCTTCGCGATCGACGTCGACGGGTTGCGCCGCGCGATCACCCCGCGGACGAAGGCGCTGATCGTCAACAGCCCGCACAACCCGACCGGCATGGTGGCCTCCGAGGCCGAGCTCACGGCGATAGCCGAACTCGCCGTCGCGCATGATCTGCTCGTGATCACCGACGAGGTCTACGAACACCTCGTGTACTCGGAGCCGCCGGGACACCGTCACCGCCCCCTGGCGGCGTACCCGGAGATGTCCGGGCGCACGGTCACCATCTCGAGTGCGGCAAAGATGTTCAACGTCACCGGATGGAAGGTCGGATGGGCCTGCGGTGCCGCCGATCTCATCGCCGGGGTCCGGGCCGCCAAGCAGTACCTCACATATGTCGGGGGTGCGCCCTTCCAGCCGGCCGTCGCCCACGCCCTCGACCACGAGGACGCCTGGGTAACGGCATTGCGGGATGCGTTCCAGGCCAAGCGCGATCGACTGGGTGCGGCGCTGACGGATCTGGGATTCGCGGTGCACGACAGCGCGGGCACCTACTTCGTGTGCGCCGACCCCCGGCCGCTGGGCTACAGCGACAGCACCTCGTTTTGCGCAGATCTACCCGAGCGGGCTGGCGTCGCGGCGATTCCGCTGGCAGCATTCTGCGACCCGGAATCACCGCACCTCGACCGATGGAACCACCTGGTGCGCTTTGCGTTCTGCAAGCGTGACGACACCTTGGACGAAGCCGTCCGTCGGCTGCAGGTGCTGCGCCGCTAG
- a CDS encoding SRPBCC family protein, producing the protein MTVSDSREVVIEATPAQILDVMADVDSAPSWTPQYQSAEVLESHADGRPRRVKMKVKAAGLTDEQVVEYTWTDSSVSWTLVSARQLKSQDATYTLTADGDKTRVRFDIAVDPSVPLPGFVLKRAMKGAMETATDGLRKQVLKVAGDRN; encoded by the coding sequence ATGACAGTCAGCGATTCACGCGAAGTGGTCATCGAAGCAACCCCGGCCCAGATCCTCGACGTCATGGCCGACGTCGACTCGGCCCCCTCCTGGACGCCGCAGTACCAGAGCGCCGAGGTGCTCGAGTCCCACGCCGACGGCAGACCGCGCCGGGTGAAGATGAAGGTCAAGGCCGCGGGTCTGACCGACGAGCAGGTCGTGGAGTACACCTGGACGGACAGTTCCGTCAGCTGGACGCTGGTCAGTGCCAGACAGCTCAAGAGCCAGGACGCCACCTACACGCTGACCGCGGACGGGGATAAGACCAGGGTGCGGTTCGACATCGCCGTCGACCCCTCCGTCCCGCTGCCGGGGTTCGTACTCAAGCGGGCGATGAAGGGTGCCATGGAAACCGCGACCGACGGTTTGCGCAAACAGGTCTTGAAGGTCGCGGGGGATCGCAACTAG
- a CDS encoding SRPBCC family protein: MAIREFREVVIDARVDEILPVMLDLEALPEWSAAHRSSVVLERDEHGRPTRSRATVTTVGITDVQEIALTYHDDGYGWTLLSSTYQRSQDARYRLIPDGDRTRVVFEVTVDPIMPMPGFLLRRAAKGVLDTATVGLRERVLAVRKHAE; the protein is encoded by the coding sequence GTGGCTATCCGTGAGTTCCGCGAGGTCGTGATCGACGCCCGGGTCGACGAGATCCTGCCTGTCATGCTGGATCTCGAGGCGCTGCCCGAATGGTCTGCCGCCCACCGCAGTTCGGTGGTGCTTGAGCGCGATGAACACGGAAGGCCGACGCGAAGCCGCGCCACCGTCACCACGGTCGGGATCACCGACGTCCAGGAGATCGCGCTCACCTACCACGACGACGGCTACGGTTGGACGCTTCTGAGCTCGACCTATCAGCGTTCCCAGGACGCGCGTTACCGCCTTATCCCCGACGGCGACCGGACCCGGGTTGTATTCGAGGTCACCGTCGACCCGATCATGCCGATGCCGGGTTTCCTGTTGCGCCGCGCCGCCAAGGGTGTCCTCGACACCGCCACCGTCGGACTGCGCGAGCGCGTGCTGGCGGTGCGCAAGCACGCCGAGTGA
- a CDS encoding WS/DGAT/MGAT family O-acyltransferase has product MKLISPTDSMFLLVESREHPMHVGGLQLFEPPDGVSGAEFLHDIHQAMSQQTGFQETFRKHPGTVLGGVANLTWAVDDDVDLDYHLRRSALPTPGRVRELLELTSRLHGGLLDRHRPLWETHLVEGLSDGRFAVYVKFHHALIDGVSALKLTQRTLSADPDDTEVRVPWNLPYKRRNRDQESKSVLRSVTERVGSVAALVPSTLGLARAALLEQQLQLPFGAPKTMFNVPIGGARRVAAQSWPLARIRSVKQATGATVNDVILAMCAGALRFYLTEQHALPDAPLIAMVPVSLRTEEEADAGGNMTGVVLCNLATDDDDPARRLDTISLSMRRNKQVFSQLPRVQQLALSASMIAPLGLGAVPGFVSAAPPPFNIVISNVPGSRVRLYWRGARLDGNYPFSIVLDGQALNITMANNGDNLDFGLVGARGSVPHLQRLLAHLEDSLTELERAVAA; this is encoded by the coding sequence ATGAAGCTGATCTCGCCGACCGATTCGATGTTCTTGCTCGTCGAGTCGAGGGAGCATCCTATGCACGTCGGCGGGCTGCAACTGTTCGAACCGCCGGACGGCGTCTCGGGCGCGGAGTTCCTGCACGATATCCATCAGGCCATGTCGCAGCAGACCGGTTTCCAGGAGACGTTCCGCAAGCATCCCGGCACGGTGCTCGGTGGCGTCGCCAACCTCACGTGGGCCGTCGACGACGACGTCGACCTCGACTACCACCTGCGCCGGTCGGCGCTGCCCACGCCGGGTCGGGTACGCGAACTGCTGGAGTTGACGTCGCGGCTGCACGGCGGGCTTCTGGACCGGCACCGGCCGCTGTGGGAGACGCACCTGGTCGAAGGGCTCAGCGACGGACGCTTCGCGGTGTACGTCAAGTTCCATCACGCCCTCATCGACGGGGTGTCGGCGCTCAAGCTGACCCAACGCACACTGTCGGCCGATCCCGACGACACCGAGGTCCGGGTTCCGTGGAATCTGCCGTACAAACGGCGGAACCGGGATCAGGAGTCGAAGTCGGTGCTGCGCAGCGTCACCGAGCGCGTGGGTTCCGTTGCCGCACTGGTCCCGTCGACACTCGGGCTGGCGCGCGCGGCGCTGCTCGAGCAACAGCTGCAGCTACCATTCGGCGCGCCCAAGACGATGTTCAACGTCCCGATCGGCGGCGCCCGACGAGTCGCAGCGCAGTCATGGCCGCTGGCGCGCATCCGCTCGGTCAAACAGGCCACCGGCGCGACGGTCAACGACGTCATCCTCGCGATGTGCGCCGGCGCGCTGCGGTTCTACCTCACCGAGCAGCATGCGCTCCCGGACGCGCCGCTCATCGCCATGGTGCCGGTGAGCCTTCGCACCGAAGAGGAGGCTGACGCCGGCGGCAACATGACCGGCGTCGTGCTGTGCAACCTCGCGACCGACGACGACGATCCGGCTCGCCGGCTGGACACCATCAGCTTGTCGATGCGCAGGAACAAGCAGGTGTTCTCCCAATTGCCGCGGGTGCAGCAGCTGGCGCTGTCCGCATCGATGATCGCGCCCCTCGGTCTGGGTGCGGTCCCGGGATTCGTTTCGGCCGCTCCCCCACCGTTCAACATCGTGATCTCCAACGTGCCGGGCAGCCGGGTTCGGTTGTACTGGCGCGGCGCCCGCCTCGACGGCAACTACCCCTTCTCGATCGTGCTCGACGGCCAGGCGCTGAACATCACGATGGCCAACAACGGCGACAACCTGGACTTCGGGCTGGTCGGCGCCCGAGGCAGCGTCCCCCACCTGCAGCGGCTACTCGCGCACCTCGAGGATTCGCTCACGGAACTGGAGCGCGCGGTCGCGGCGTGA